From Vitis vinifera cultivar Pinot Noir 40024 chromosome 3, ASM3070453v1, the proteins below share one genomic window:
- the LOC100245210 gene encoding uncharacterized protein LOC100245210 isoform X1, producing the protein MLFIPNIRVSILEASRNGNDIKGMAVGDDAMIEGSVSSLLLNSLESSQDAGSLSPEDVAWVDSCLIKDPEVSDSDWNSLKDALLEILNVQPNALGTSGAGNVVFPSRADMEMLPSNDEAENALLPTTDDYPIPINEVEENCDDIPDNQKAHNFRSRAYLGNVFLPSYNEENQRESRNTDLSSLGDEIEPSTDDIFKVWDLEIPAEEDELIQQLNKALTDISSPSIPASFDDLGKWKDLKGELLDDLVSGIADLSLDKKTA; encoded by the coding sequence GCATGGCTGTGGGTGATGATGCTATGATTGAAGGTTCggtttcttctcttcttctcaaTTCCTTGGAGTCCAGCCAAGATGCAGGTTCACTTTCTCCTGAAGACGTGGCCTGGGTTGACTCCTGCCTGATTAAAGATCCTGAAGTTTCCGATAGTGACTGGAATTCATTGAAAGATGCCTTACTAGAAATCCTCAATGTTCAACCCAATGCTCTTGGCACTTCTGGAGCTGGAAATGTTGTTTTTCCAAGCAGAGCAGACATGGAGATGCTTCCTTCCAATGATGAAGCAGAAAATGCTCTTCTGCCAACCACAGATGATTATCCCATTCctataaatgaagtggaagaaAACTGTGATGATATTCCAGACAACCAAAAAGCTCATAATTTCCGATCCCGAGCTTACTTGGGAAATGTTTTTCTCCCAAGTTACAACGAGGAGAATCAGAGAGAAAGCAGAAATACCGATTTGAGTTCTTTAGGAGATGAGATAGAACCATCAACTGATGATATCTTCAAGGTCTGGGACTTGGAAATCCCAGCTGAGGAAGATGAGCTCATTCAACAGTTGAACAAGGCCCTCACAGACATTTCCTCACCATCTATACCTGCATCATTTGATGATTTGGGCAAGTGGAAAGATTTGAAAGGGGAACTACTTGATGATCTCGTTTCCGGCATTGCAGACTTGTCATTGGATAAAAAAACTGCTTAA
- the LOC100245210 gene encoding uncharacterized protein LOC100245210 isoform X2, with amino-acid sequence MAVGDDAMIEGSVSSLLLNSLESSQDAGSLSPEDVAWVDSCLIKDPEVSDSDWNSLKDALLEILNVQPNALGTSGAGNVVFPSRADMEMLPSNDEAENALLPTTDDYPIPINEVEENCDDIPDNQKAHNFRSRAYLGNVFLPSYNEENQRESRNTDLSSLGDEIEPSTDDIFKVWDLEIPAEEDELIQQLNKALTDISSPSIPASFDDLGKWKDLKGELLDDLVSGIADLSLDKKTA; translated from the coding sequence ATGGCTGTGGGTGATGATGCTATGATTGAAGGTTCggtttcttctcttcttctcaaTTCCTTGGAGTCCAGCCAAGATGCAGGTTCACTTTCTCCTGAAGACGTGGCCTGGGTTGACTCCTGCCTGATTAAAGATCCTGAAGTTTCCGATAGTGACTGGAATTCATTGAAAGATGCCTTACTAGAAATCCTCAATGTTCAACCCAATGCTCTTGGCACTTCTGGAGCTGGAAATGTTGTTTTTCCAAGCAGAGCAGACATGGAGATGCTTCCTTCCAATGATGAAGCAGAAAATGCTCTTCTGCCAACCACAGATGATTATCCCATTCctataaatgaagtggaagaaAACTGTGATGATATTCCAGACAACCAAAAAGCTCATAATTTCCGATCCCGAGCTTACTTGGGAAATGTTTTTCTCCCAAGTTACAACGAGGAGAATCAGAGAGAAAGCAGAAATACCGATTTGAGTTCTTTAGGAGATGAGATAGAACCATCAACTGATGATATCTTCAAGGTCTGGGACTTGGAAATCCCAGCTGAGGAAGATGAGCTCATTCAACAGTTGAACAAGGCCCTCACAGACATTTCCTCACCATCTATACCTGCATCATTTGATGATTTGGGCAAGTGGAAAGATTTGAAAGGGGAACTACTTGATGATCTCGTTTCCGGCATTGCAGACTTGTCATTGGATAAAAAAACTGCTTAA
- the LOC100267514 gene encoding uncharacterized protein LOC100267514, with product MPPFLSTARAIGSLMRSSKKFNEIRCVSGFKPVLGRRDLFGSVIQTRRFLGCGDGEEGGVLSKVYEEKRVLGYSPEQLFDVVAAVDLYHGFVPWCQRSEIIKHNPDGSFDAELEIGFKFLVESYVSHVELNRPKTIKTTVSESSLFDHLINIWEFNPGPIPGTCDIHFLVDFKFQSPLYRQVASVFFKEVVSRLVGSFSDRCRLIYGPGVPVLENPNEQRL from the exons ATGCCGCCATTTTTGTCGACGGCTAGGGCCATTGGATCTTTGATGAGGTCTTCGAAGAAATTCAATGAGATTCGATGCGTCAGTGGCTTTAAACCGGTTCTTGGTCGCAGGGATCTGTTTGGAAGCGTTATTCAGACGAGGCGTTTTCTGGGTTGTGGAGACGGAGAAGAGGGCGGTGTTCTGTCGAAAGTGTATGAGGAGAAGCGCGTTTTAGG GTACTCTCCAGAACAGTTATTTGATGTTGTTGCAGCAGTTGACTTGTATCACGGTTTTGTGCCCTGGTGTCAGCGATCAGAGATAATTAAACACAATCCAGATGGATCATTTGATGCGGAGCTTGAGATTGgttttaaatttcttgttgaaAGTTATGTTTCTCATGTGGAGTTAAACAGACCAAAGACTATAAAG ACAACTGTCTCAGAAAGTTCCCTTTTTGACCATTTGATAAATATATGGGAATTCAATCCGGGACCAATTCCAGGAACTTGCGACATTCATTTCTTAGTGGATTTTAAGTTCCAATCCCCACTTTATCGACAG GTGGCATCCGTGTTCTTCAAGGAGGTGGTCTCTCGACTGGTTGGTTCATTCAGTGACCGCTGCCGTTTGATTTATGGACCAGGAGTGCCAGTACTTGAAAACCCCAATGAGCAAAGGCTATGA
- the LOC100255572 gene encoding cold-regulated protein 27, with amino-acid sequence MYPASLPYIFLVNINAFVKLESFSATAMDAPPSWQTAGLSRGDSTQFLDQEATSRLEGEETDPLSTEWTDEKHSLYLNSMEASFVNQLYDSSNLLGWPPRKWNPSESQPSSQKDCNTCISSGQFKVLRGGSWQKMECVRAENKRHDDLQSDPWIRHFRSSRRGQDPGLPFLQENAASTSKAVKQKGKQAVSCGGDSTSRQFLLWNSLYHRDSVGSNIEVSGQNFMDDEIEGSPKRMKTRGD; translated from the exons ATGTACCCCGCCTCTCTCCCCTACATCTTCCTTGTAAACATAAATGCTTTTGTAAAATTGGAGAGTTTCAGCGCCACAGCCATGGATGCTCCACCGAGTTGGCAGACCGCCGGACTCAGCCGTGGAGACTCAACTCAGTTTCTTGACCAGGAAGCAACCTCGAGACTG GAGGGTGAAGAGACAGACCCTTTGTCTACAGAATGGACAGATGAGAAGCATAGTCTGTATCTCAATTCCATGGAAGCTTCATTTGTTAACCAGTTATACGATTCTTCTAATCTTCTTGGTTGGCCGCCGAGAAAATGGAATCCATCAGAGTCACAACCATCCTCACAGAAGGATTGCAACACCTGCATTTCATCTGGCCAG TTCAAGGTTCTTCGAGGTGGGTCGTGGCAGAAGATGGAGTGTGTAAGAGCTGAAAATAAGCGGCATGATGATCTTCAGTCAGATCCATGGATCAGGCATTTCAGATCTTCAAGAAGAGGCCAAGATCCAGGATTGCCGTTTCTTCAGGAGAATGCTGCTTCCACAAGTAAGGCAGTGAAGCAGAAAGGGAAACAGGCTGTGTCTTGCGGAGGAGATTCCACTTCAAGGCAGTTTCTGTTGTGGAATTCTCTCTACCATCGGGACTCAGTTGGCAGCAATATAG AGGTCTCAGGTCAGAACTTTATGGACGATGAAATTGAAGGCAGTCCAAAAAGGATGAAGACACGAGGCGATTGA
- the LOC100262354 gene encoding fructose-bisphosphate aldolase 1, chloroplastic: MASAAPSLLKSSPVLDKSDWVKGQTLRQSSVSVIRCLPTAPSGLTIRAGSYADELVKTAKTIASPGRGILAMDESNATCGKRLASIGLENTEANRQAYRTLLVTVPGLGNHISGAILFEETLYQSTTDGKKMVDVLVEQKIVPGIKVDKGLVPLVGSNDESWCQGLDGLASRSAAYYQQGARFAKWRTVVSIPNGPSALALKEAAWGLARYAAISQDNGLVPIVEPEILLDGEHGIERTFEVAQKVWAEVFFYLAENNVMFEGILLKPSMVTPGAECKDRATPEQVADYTLKLLKRRIPPAVPGIMFLSGGQSEVEATLNLNAMNQGPNPWHVSFSYARALQNTCLKTWGGRPESVKEAQEALLIRAKANSLAQLGKYTGEGESEEAKKGMFVKGYVY; the protein is encoded by the exons ATGGCATCAGCAGCTCCATCTCTCCTCAAGTCATCACCAGTCCTAGACAAGTCTGATTGGGTGAAGGGCCAGACTCTTCGCCAGAGCTCTGTGTCCGTCATCCGGTGCCTCCCAACAGCCCCATCAGGGCTCACAATCCGGGCTGGTTCCTATGCAGATGAGCTTGTCAAGACTGCG AAAACAATTGCATCACCCGGACGGGGAATTCTCGCCATGGATGAGTCCAACGCCACCTGTGGGAAGCGTCTGGCATCGATTGGGCTAGAGAACACTGAGGCCAACAGGCAGGCATACAGAACTCTCCTAGTGACAGTCCCAGGGCTAGGCAACCACATCTCTGGAGCCATTCTCTTTGAGGAGACTCTCTACCAATCCACCACTGATGGGAAGAAGATGGTTGATGTGCTTGTTGAGCAGAAAATAGTCCCTGGTATTAAAGTTGACAAG GGTCTTGTGCCCCTGGTTGGCTCCAATGATGAGTCCTGGTGCCAAGGTCTTGATGGCCTTGCCTCCCGCTCTGCTGCTTACTACCAGCAGGGTGCTCGTTTCGCCAAATG GCGTACTGTTGTGAGCATTCCCAATGGCCCATCTGCCCTGGCACTGAAGGAAGCAGCTTGGGGACTTGCTCGCTATGCTGCCATTTCTCAG GACAACGGGCTGGTGCCAATTGTTGAGCCAGAGATCTTGCTCGATGGAGAGCATGGAATTGAGAGGACTTTTGAGGTGGCTCAGAAGGTGTGGGCTGAGGTTTTCTTCTACCTAGCTGAGAACAATGTGATGTTTGAGGGTATCCTTCTCAAGCCTAGCATGGTCACTCCTGGAGCAGAATGCAAGGACAGGGCGACCCCAGAACAGGTCGCAGACTACACCCTCAAGCTCCTCAAAAGGAGAATTCCTCCGGCAGTTCCAGGGATCATG TTCTTGTCTGGTGGGCAGTCTGAAGTTGAAGCCACCCTGAACCTGAACGCAATGAACCAAGGCCCCAACCCATGGCACGTGTCATTCTCGTATGCCAGGGCCCTCCAGAACACTTGCCTAAAGACATGGGGAGGAAGGCCTGAGAGCGTGAAGGAGGCTCAAGAGGCTTTGCTGATCCGTGCCAAGGCCAACTCTCTTGCTCAGCTCGGGAAGTACACTGGCGAAGGAGAGTCAGAGGAGGCAAAGAAGGGAATGTTCGTCAAGGGCTACGTCTACTAA
- the LOC100257242 gene encoding B-box zinc finger protein 19 — translation MRTLCDACESAAAILFCAADEAALCRACDEKVHMCNKLASRHVRVGLADPSDVPRCDICENAPAFFYCEVDGTSLCLQCDMIVHVGGKRTHGRYLLLRQRVEFPGDKPGRLEELRLQSGEPGEARREQNWPPMMTLRETQPNHMASSVPMLENNTHGDGKMDNKLIDLNARPQRVHGQTSNNQSMDVHSGTNHESESVVPVGSFKREPEK, via the exons ATGCGAACTCTTTGTGATGCTTGCGAGAGCGCAGCAGCTATCCTGTTCTGCGCCGCAGACGAGGCCGCCCTCTGCCGTGCCTGCGACGAAAAG GTCCATATGTGTAACAAACTTGCTAGTCGGCATGTAAGAGTTGGGCTGGCTGACCCAAGTGATGTTCCTCGATGTGATATATGTGAAAATGCACCTG CTTTCTTTTATTGTGAAGTCGATGGAACTTCTCTTTGCCTGCAATGTGATATGATTGTACATGTTGGAGGTAAAAGAACCCATGGAAGATATCTGCTATTAAGGCAGAGAGTTGAG TTTCCAGGGGATAAGCCTGGCCGTCTTGAGGAACTAAGGTTACAATCTGGTGAGCCTGGTGAAGCAAGAAGGGAACAGAATTGGCCACCTATGATGACATTGAGAGAGACCCAGCCAAATCACATGGCCTCTTCTGTTCCAATGTTAGAGAATAACACTCATGGTGATGGCAAGATGGACAATAAATTGATTGATCTGAATGCTCGGCCCCAAAGAGTACATGGGCAAACTTCAAATAACCAG AGTATGGATGTACATAGTGGCACTAATCATGAATCTGAAAGTGTAGTTCCTGTTGGATCCTTCAAAAGAGAGCCTGAAAAGTAA
- the LOC100250389 gene encoding kinesin-like protein KIN-7E yields the protein MGALSGEELARWEKMQAATAREEKILVLVRLRPLSEKEIARNEVSDWECINENTVLFRNSLQERSMFPTAYSFDKVFRGDCTTRQVYEEAAKEIALSVVNGINSSIFAYGQTSSGKTYTMIGITEYTVADIYDYIQNHEERAFVLKFSAMEIYNEAVRDLLSTDNLPLRLLDDPERGTIVEKLTEETLRDWSHLKNLLSICEAQRQIGETSLNETSSRSHQILRLTIESSAREFLGKGNSTTLAASVNFVDLAGSERASQAMSAGARLKEGCHINRSLLTLGTVIRKLSKGRQGHVNYRDSKLTRILQPSLGGNARTAIICTLSPARSHVEQSRNTLLFASCAKEVTTKAQVNVVMSDKALVKHLQKELARLESELRSPAPASSTCDHTALLRKKDLQIDKMEKEIRELTKLRDIAESRVEDLLQMIGNDQSSSQWTGIRNDPKSQVGIKWEDDCSVSEADPGCRDIGVRSFNTTQYSGRGSGSNTQEKYHQLPQYSEGHSPFDGPSSPISVGNGFVRPDPRCGQEEIALEAGEDPDDLYKEVRCIEIEESSKHKNLKSLDTSTGENEGMAVSGNGDVTDGEIISAPTKGEREVSHIQNGFTYGALEQKIQDVQKTIESLVSPYPDEPSPWALDADTPSSRSLTLTRSWSCRANLMTGSSSPCEKVEQRLSTPPSGFEKDFPGRPESFRRRHPPLNYGANMPRLSRTDSQSSFGSAFVDELKAEKTSADEDITSIQTFVAGLKEMAKLQYEKQLVDGQVEETGTRADKLEKNVKDVGLDPMQEGTLPDWPLEFERQQREIIELWQTCNVSLIHRTYFFLLFRGDPMDSIYMEVELRRLSFLKETFSQGNQSLEDGRTLTQASSIRALRRERETLSKLMHKRFSEGERNRLFQKWGIKLDSKRRRLQLAQRLWSNTTDMSHVNESAAIVAKLIKFVEQGQALKEMFGLSFTPHRTRRRSYGWKHSMGSLL from the exons ATGGGGGCACTAAGTGGGGAGGAGCTGGCACGGTGGGAGAAGATGCAAGCGGCGACTGCTCGTGAGGAGAAGATTCTTGTTCTGGTTAGGCTGAGGCCTTTGAGTGAGAAGGAGATTGCAAGGAATGAAGTTTCAGACTGGGAATGCATCAATGAGAACACTGTCTTGTTCAGGAATAGCCTGCAGGAGAGGTCCATGTTCCCAACTGCATATTCATTTG ACAAAGTATTTCGAGGTGACTGCACCACGAGGCAGGTGTATGAGGAAGCAGCCAAGGAAATCGCTCTTTCAGTTGTCAATGGTATTAACT CGAGTATCTTTGCATATGGGCAAACTAGCAGTGGAAAGACATACACCATGATTGGAATAACTGAATACACAGTAGCAGACATATATGATTATATACAAAAT CATGAGGAAAGGGCATTTGTTCTTAAGTTCTCTGCAATGGAAATCTACAATGAAGCTGTCAGAGACCTCCTTAGCACAGATAATCTTCCACTTAGGCTCCTAGATGATCCAGAG AGAGGGACTATTGTGGAGAAATTGACTGAGGAAACTCTGAGAGACTGGAGCCATCTAAAGAACCTTCTATCCATTTGTGAAG CTCAAAGACAGATAGGGGAGACTTCCCTGAATGAAACAAGCTCCCGATCTCATCAAATTCTAAGATTG ACAATTGAAAGTTCTGCTCGTGAATTCTTAGGCAAAGGCAACTCTACCACCCTTGCAGCCAGTGTG AATTTTGTTGATTTGGCGGGAAGTGAACGGGCATCTCAAGCAATGTCAGCTGGGGCAAGATTGAAAGAAGGTTGCCACATAAATCGCAGTCTATTGACCCTTGGAACGGTCATACGGAAGCTGAG CAAGGGAAGACAAGGACATGTCAATTATAGAGATTCTAAGCTAACACGGATATTGCAACCCAGCTTGGGAGGCAATGCTAGAACTGCCATTATCTGCACTTTGAGCCCTGCACGAAGCCATGTTGAGCAATCTAGAAACACTCTGTTGTTTGCTAGCTGTGCAAAAGAAGTCACTACAAAAGCACAGGTCAATGTGGTCATGTCTGATAAGGCCTTGGTAAAGCATTTACAAAAAGAATTGGCCAGATTGGAGAGTGAATTGAGAAGTCCAGCCCCTGCTTCTTCAACTTGTGATCATACAGCATTACTGAGAAAGAAAGATCTTCAGATTGACAAG ATGGAGAAAGAGATAAGAGAGTTGACTAAGCTACGTGACATTGCTGAATCTCGGGTTGAGGATTTGCTACAAATGATTGGAAATGATCAATCTTCAAGTCAATGG ACTGGAATTCGTAATGATCCTAAATCACAGGTAGGCATTAAATGGGAAGATGATTGTTCAGTATCAGAGGCTGATCCTGGTTGTCGGGATATAGGTGTCAGAAGCTTCAATACAACTCAGTATTCTGGCAGAGGCAGTGGGAGTAATACTCAGGAAAAATACCATCAGCTTCCACAGTACTCTGAAGGCCATTCTCCATTTGATGGACCTTCTTCACCGATATCAGTTGGAAATGGGTTTGTTAGGCCAGATCCACGTTGTGGTCAGGAGGAAATTGCACTTGAAGCTGGGGAAGATCCTGATGACCTTTACAAGGAAGTTCGATGTATTGAGATAGAAGAGTCCAGCAAGCACAAGAACCTCAAGTCCCTTGATACATCAACTGGTGAAAATGAAGGTATGGCAGTGTCTGGGAATGGAGATGTAACAGATGGGGAAATCATATCAGCCCCAACGAAGGGAGAAAGAGAAGTTAGTCACATCCAAAATGGTTTTACATATGGTGCATTGGAGCAGAAAATCCAGGATGTTCAAAAGACAATTGAATCTCTTGTCAGTCCTTACCCTGATGAACCATCTCCCTGGGCACTGGATGCAGATACACCAAGTTCTAGAAGCTTGACATTGACTAGGAGCTGGAGTTGCAGAGCGAATCTCATGACTGGTTCGTCTTCTCCCTGTGAGAAGGTAGAACAAAGACTGAGTACTCCACCTAGTGGATTTGAGAAAGACTTTCCTGGAAGACCAGAAAGTTTCCGAAGGAGGCATCCTCCATTAAACTATGGTGCCAACATGCCAAGGTTGTCAAGAACTGATTCGCAGTCTTCTTTTGGGAGTGCTTTTGTTGACGAGCTAAAAGCAGAGAAGACTTCTGCAGACGAGGATATTACTAGCATCCAGACTTTTGTTGCAGGTCTGAAAGAAATGGCTAAGCTTCAATATGAGAAGCAACTTGTTGATGGTCAG GTTGAGGAGACGGGGACAAGAGCTGATAAGCTTGAAAAGAATGTAAAAGACGTGGGCTTGGATCCAATGCAGGAAGGAACTCTTCCAGATTGGCCCTTGGAGTTTGAAAGGCAGCAGAGGGAGATAATTGAACTTTGGCAAACTTGCAATGTTTCATTGATCCACAGAACCTATTTCTTCCTGCTCTTCAGAGGTGATCCAATGGATTCCATTTACATGGAGGTAGAGCTTAGGAGACTTTCCTTCCTCAAAGAAACTTTTTCTCAGGGAAACCAGTCTCTGGAAGATGGTCGAACTCTCACACAGGCTTCAAG CATTAGGGCTCTTCGCCGTGAGAGGGAGACGCTGAGCAAGCTGATGCACAAAAGATTCTCAGAAGGGGAGAGAAATAGACTTTTCCAGAAGTGGGGTATCAAGTTGGACTCGAAGCGGAGGCGGCTGCAGCTGGCCCAGCGCCTGTGGAGCAACACGACAGATATGAGCCACGTCAATGAGAGTGCTGCCATTGTTGCAAAGCTGATCAAGTTTGTTGAGCAAGGACAGGCCCTCAAGGAGATGTTCGGGCTGAGCTTCACACCTCATCGCACCAGGAGAAGATCATATGGCTGGAAACACAGCATGGGGTCCCTTTTGTGA
- the LOC100246984 gene encoding NADH dehydrogenase [ubiquinone] 1 beta subcomplex subunit 9, whose amino-acid sequence MSATASYLARRAAQKERVRILYRRALKDTLNWAVHRHLFYQDASDLREKFDANKHVEDLDTIDRMIADGEARYDKWRHPDPYIVPWAPGGSKFTRNPTPPAGIEIIYDYGREDNS is encoded by the exons atgagtgcAACAGCATCGTATCTAGCGAGAAGAGCAGCGCAGAAAGAGAGGGTTCGGATCCTCTACAGGCGTGCCCTCAAAGACACTCTCAATTGGGCCGTTCATCGCCATCTCTTCTATCAAGAT GCTTCAGACCTCCGCGAGAAGTTCGATGCCAACAAGCACGTG GAGGATCTTGACACAATTGATAGAATGATTGCTGATGGTGAAGCAAGATATGATAAGTGGCGGCACCCTGATCCTTATATTG TTCCTTGGGCTCCTGGTGGTTCCAAGTTTACAAGAAACCCAACGCCGCCTGCTGGG ATTGAGATAATATATGACTATGGCCGAGAAGATAACAGCTAA